The segment CTTGGACGCGCTGAGCACGGCTAAGGTGAGACTTAACGCGTCTTGCTCGTCGCCCGGCGCCACAGATCCGTCGTGCGCTAATTGAGCGGGCAGATCGCGCGGAAGCAGCATGGTTTCAATTTGCCCGCGCGGTGGTGCCGGCACGACCGTCGGAGGCTTCTGCGCGCTATCGGGCTCAACCCCTCAGCGCGACGGCCCCGTACATCATCCTTGCAGCAGCGGATTCGACGCGATGCGCTGTCGAAAGACTACCGCAGTCGTGGCACTCGTGGCCGTGTCAAATGTCGCACGTGTCGCGAAAGTCCAGCAGCACGTTCTCCTCGCATGAGAGCGTGGGCCGAATGGATTCTGGCTCTCGCATCGCGACGGCGTACTCGTCCGCCGACATGGAAACGGCAATGAGAGGTGGGTCGTCCCCAGCCCACTGCACTACCGGCCATCGGCCATCCGCCGCGTTCGCGAGTTGCGCGATGCCGGCTTCCATTTCCGCGTAGGCAGCTTCTGACGGCACCGTGACGATCAGCCAGCGCTCGAAGTAGGGCGCACCGCCCATCCCCGCATAGTCAACGTGGCCCCCAAACGTTGCAACGAGGTCCACGAGTTGGGACTCAAGTCGGATCCAGCGGGATGCCTCGCTTCCAGATCGCTGCAGGAAAAGACTCGTATGGCACGGCGGGGCCGAGCCGGATGTCGAAGAGCGCAGATTCATGCCACCAGACTACCGCGCTTGCTGACGTTCGCCCGATGTGCGTCATCGGCTGGCTCTGTTTGGTACCCCGCTAAACCCTTCATTCCGAGCGGACATCGACGGATTAGCCCGAGGATGCGTCGCACATTCCGCAGCGGGAGCAGCTGCATGTCGGCCTAGACTGTGGGTATGACCCACATGGACGCATTTCGCCAACACCACCGCGACCTTGATCGCGCCGCTGCACCGTACTACTCGAGTGGACGCGCGGGCAGACCGGAGCGCCTTTGGAGCCCCCGCGAACTCCCCGAGGCCCTGTCGCCTACCCCGCTCGTCCGAATGTCGCTGCGAGGATGCGGCAGCGCGCGTTGCCGGATCTACCTGCGGTCCCTCGACCTGACGGTGCGCGCCGCCGCCATCTGGTGTGGGACCTTCCCCATCGGTCGGGTCCCCGATCTGGTCGACCGAGGCCTGACTCGAGAGTTCGTGTTCGTGGCACCGAGCCTCGTGATCGCCAAGGTTGCGCACGAAATCTTGAGTGCGCACTTGGACGACGAGCGGATCCCCCATGGCGGACGGCTGGAGTACGTCCACGCGGGCAGCGCGGAGACTGGCATCGACGCGTCCGACGTTGTGTTCGGGCTAAACGGCCGGATTTCCCTGTCGCAGCGCTGCTGGGCGAATCACCTCTTGCATTCGGTGCGTGCGCCGTGGCAAACTCGCGGGAAGTGCCTCGTGCTGCCCTGAGTGCAGGCAATGCGGGGCGAGCTAATCGGAGCGGGCGACTTGACGGCCTGGGACGCGACGCGCGCCGAGCGCTGCGGATCGGGACCAGCGAGGGCCCCTCCCACTGCACCGGGGGACCGCAGCTTGCCGTCCCCGTGCAATGGCGAGCGATCCGCCGGATCCGTTACGTTTTGTGCGGCGGTCGCGGCGAGACTCATGTCGCGCGAGCTCGCCGTCGATATTCGTGATCGTGGCGCGCTTGCCCGGCACGGCTGGCGACGATGCAGGCAGGATGGCGACCCCATCCGCTCGTTTGGGCCAGTTGTCTTCCGCAGTGCAGTGTCCCTTGACACCGGCCTCCGGATAGCCTAGCCTTAACATAACAATAGCCCCCCCGCTGACCGACGCGCTTTCTGGCGTCGATCCGGCGCCGTGGGGGCTTTTTGTATTCCGCAGTTTGCCTGCCCTCCCACGCTGGGTTGTTCGATGACCGGCAGTGCCCCTGTCGTGAGCTCCGTGGCGTCTATCACGGCCCCTGTGCGTCGGACGTACGTCAAGCCGGCCCTCGACCCGGCCGCACTCCTGCAGCACGTGATGGCACGTGGCCTCGTGGTGGCGGACCCGGCGGCCGCGTTCCGTGCCCTCGCTACCATCGGCTACTACCGGCTGCTCATCTACATGCGGGCACTGCAGGCGCCACGCGGCAAGGTCTTCAATCCGGGCGCCACCTTTGAGCAGCTGGTCACGCTCTACGACTTCGACCGTGCGTTGCGACTGCTTTGCATGGACGGCATCGAGCGTATCGAGGTCGCACTGCGGGCGTCGATCACGCACCGCGTCGCGGTGCCACACGGCCCCCACTTCTACGAAGACGCCGCTTTCTTCGTCTCAACGCCTTGGTTCAAGCACGGGGCGCTGCTCACGAAACTCGACGAGTGCGAAAGCTTGGGCATCACGCACTACCAGCAGACGTATGGGAGCCCGTCGCGTCCACCCGTGTGGGTCGTACTCGAGGCCGCCACGTTCGGGACGTTGTCGCGCACCTACTCCGGACTGCTGCCAGTGCATCAGCTTAGCGTCGCGCGAGACTTCGCACTCCCCGTGGCGATCCTGGTGTCGTGGTTTCGCGCGCTCAGCGGTCTCCGGAACTTGTGCGCGCACCATGGCCGCCTGTGGAACGCGCGCATTCTGATCAACGCTCCGAAACCGGCCTACAAGTTTGCCGCGCAGTTCGACAACGTGCAGACTACCCACGCACACCTTGTCGTCGTTGGTGCGCTCTTGCAGCAGGTGGATCCTGCAGCGCAGCTGTGGACCCAAAAACTTCGCGATTTGTTTCACTCGTATCCGAGCGTCGCGCCGTCCGCCCTCGGATTTCCTAGCCGATGGGAGTCGGATCCGTTCTGGCGCTGATCGGCTGACCGCGCGGACGCCGCGAACCGAGGCTGAGCAGGAGACATTCGCTGCGCTCCTGCACAAGCTGTTGTCCTCGATGGACGCAAACGACACGGAACGCCACACACTCTGCCGCTTCTGCGATGATCGCGCCTGAAGCAACTGCCCGATCCCGGCGGACAAGCACCCGTCGATGGGAGCCGTCAGGGTGCGATCTCACCACCGGGCACCGGAGGCTACTCGACGTCATCGCGGATGGGCTCGTGTGGGGATCGATCACGGATAGCGCGCGCAAAGCGTGAGAACGAACGGTTGCGCTCGACGCTCTGGTCAGCTGCATAATCCGGAGCTCGGGGTCGCGTGGCCCAGCAGGCGCACACCGACGCGCACAATGCAAACTTGGGCGTCGCAGACGGCGTGGCCCCAGACCGGTGGGCCTCCGTCGCGAGACCCGTTCACGGATGATGCGGCACGCGAATCCGTCGCGCCGCGGCGCCGGCGTCGCACCGCGACTACGCATCCATTAAAGTGCTCACACACGGAACAGCCGAGGGCCTCTTCGCCGTCGGCGAATCGGTGCATCTTGCCGAAGGCGCAGCCAACGCACTCATAGCGCATCGTTTTCACGCCGCATGATGACGAATCGGTGACGCCAGATGATATCTACCCGCAGTGCCTCCACTCACGTCTGACGAACGCTGACGCCGCATCCCCGCTCGCGTCGCCTTTCACCGCGACATGGCCGGCCGCTGGACGGCGTTGCTCCATCCACCCGCACCGGATCGACGGCGGGGGCGACCTGCGATCAGGCGAGCACCGGATTCGTCGACCTCGGGCTTCCGGCCGGAGCCGCCACGCTTCCAGTGAGGTCGTCCTCTGCCGAATCCCGTGCAGCAACCCGGTCACCGAACGGTCAGTACAGCGCGAGTCGCACCAGCATGTAGTGCGCGGTCGCCGAGAGGAGCTCGCCCAGGATCACAATGGCCATCGGCGTCTGCAGCTCGTTCCCTGACTCTCCGCATACGCGCGCCAACGGGATGAGGGCAAGACCGGCCGTGAGAGCAGTCATCAAGATGCTTGAGAGAAGCTCCATCGATCCGCGCACGACCGCATCGTGAAACGACGCACCCTCCGCCAGCAGCTCACGGTTATGCGACACGAGCAGGATGCCGTTGCGGGTCGCGATCCCGAAGAGTGTCACGAAACCCACGAGCGACGCGATGCGCACGACGCGCGTCGTCAGGAATACGGCGAGCACCCCACCGATCAGTGCCAGCGGGAGATTTGCCATCACGAGCAGTGCCATCTTCGGTGAGCGAAAATCCGCATAGAGAATGAGGAAGATCGCGGCCACCGACAGTAGCGACAGCCACGCAGCGACCGCCGCGACGTGTCGGGGCAGACACCTCGGTCCCGACATGGGTTGCGGACCGTGACGGGTGTGATAGCTACCTACGTTTCGCTACTACGTCGCTCCGCTTTGTGAGCGGCGACGCGCATAGACCTCTGACACCGCATCTCCGCGCTGTTGACAGAGCGTACAATCACCACGGGGCGGCTCGCAGAATGCAAGGTGTGCATGGCGCGCATAGTTGTGGGCCAAGTCGATCACCAAGACGTTGTCGAGCACAGGAACGTCAGATACGCCCGAAGCGCGCAGCAGCGACTTCACCACTTCGGCTGCCGCGAGCACGCCCGCTAAATTTGAGACGAACGGCACGGATGCCTCTTGCGGACCACGCACTGGTCCGAGTGCTCCACGCAGGTCGCCGAGTGCGCCGCACAAGTCATGTCCGGCCTCCCGCGCACGTTCCAATAGCGCGCCGGCCGGCGGCGACACAGCGGTCACCAGCGCGATCAACGCGTCCGAGATCACCGCCTCGCCCCCAACCACACCCGCGGTAATCTCAGCCTCCGAAAGCCCAGTGAGCGCCGACGCCTCTTCGAGCGACAACGGCACGCGCTGGGTCAGTCCCACTTCGGGACTGGCATGGCGACACACGAGGCACGACCGGCCGTTCCCCGGGGTGTGCACACTGATCGCGACGGCGGTTCCACCGGTCGATCCTTGCACTAAGACGTCGGGCAACGCTTCTTGCATCCGGTGGCGCACCTGATTGTTGTCCACGGTCGACAGGAAGACCGCCGCCGGATAGTGGGAGCCGACCTGAAATTCCTCGCAACGCCCGCGTACCTCGAGACCGGCTCGCGGCACAGCGCGATCAAGGACCTCGGTCTTTGGCACACCCACGTCCTGCTCCGTGAAGAAGAAGCACCGGTTGAGGTTCCGCACGTCCACGCGCTTGGGGTCGAGGATCGAGAGCGTTCCAGTGACCATCTCCGTAGAAGCGAACGCCAGCGCGCTCGCGTTCCCGACCGCGCCGGCGCCCACCTGCAGAACTTGGTCCATCGGCAGCGAGAGGCCGAAGTCATCCCCCAACTCTTCGCTAGCGGCCGCAGCAGTCACCGGATTCATGTGCCACGCGCTGAAGTCCCACGCGTGCACGTAGCGCTCGCGAAAGCGCTCGGCCTCGTCTGGTGGCAGCGAGGAGGCGACGAGGGATTTAAATACCTCGGCGGTGGCGAAACACGCGGCGGCCAGGGCACCAAACGGCGTTGCGGATGCGCGGACATTTCCGGCGTGCGTGCT is part of the Gemmatimonas sp. genome and harbors:
- a CDS encoding Abi family protein; amino-acid sequence: MASITAPVRRTYVKPALDPAALLQHVMARGLVVADPAAAFRALATIGYYRLLIYMRALQAPRGKVFNPGATFEQLVTLYDFDRALRLLCMDGIERIEVALRASITHRVAVPHGPHFYEDAAFFVSTPWFKHGALLTKLDECESLGITHYQQTYGSPSRPPVWVVLEAATFGTLSRTYSGLLPVHQLSVARDFALPVAILVSWFRALSGLRNLCAHHGRLWNARILINAPKPAYKFAAQFDNVQTTHAHLVVVGALLQQVDPAAQLWTQKLRDLFHSYPSVAPSALGFPSRWESDPFWR
- a CDS encoding ThiF family adenylyltransferase codes for the protein MTGWGLGSEAERVAARDDRTRRALALVVGEARAALAMTHFAEAQVVVHIRASTLRTANGFVAVHATLNMLFRFVARVEACVDGDLSTTDAEALDAAIERLRRVDTRADRSLRRVAPLTAHERVTAARVWIGEAGIGRGHSRDDVHVAFTGWTCALRRSTHAGNVRASATPFGALAAACFATAEVFKSLVASSLPPDEAERFRERYVHAWDFSAWHMNPVTAAAASEELGDDFGLSLPMDQVLQVGAGAVGNASALAFASTEMVTGTLSILDPKRVDVRNLNRCFFFTEQDVGVPKTEVLDRAVPRAGLEVRGRCEEFQVGSHYPAAVFLSTVDNNQVRHRMQEALPDVLVQGSTGGTAVAISVHTPGNGRSCLVCRHASPEVGLTQRVPLSLEEASALTGLSEAEITAGVVGGEAVISDALIALVTAVSPPAGALLERAREAGHDLCGALGDLRGALGPVRGPQEASVPFVSNLAGVLAAAEVVKSLLRASGVSDVPVLDNVLVIDLAHNYARHAHLAFCEPPRGDCTLCQQRGDAVSEVYARRRSQSGAT
- a CDS encoding efflux RND transporter permease subunit gives rise to the protein MSGPRCLPRHVAAVAAWLSLLSVAAIFLILYADFRSPKMALLVMANLPLALIGGVLAVFLTTRVVRIASLVGFVTLFGIATRNGILLVSHNRELLAEGASFHDAVVRGSMELLSSILMTALTAGLALIPLARVCGESGNELQTPMAIVILGELLSATAHYMLVRLALY